The genomic segment TGGCAATTTGGGGTGCTACCCGAGGCCTTCCTGGAGTATGGGGAGTGGTGATCGGCGCTGCTGTTGGTGGTGGCTTCGTCCTTCTTACCGCGCTGAGTGTGTTGTTTACTGCCAACTCCAATGTCACTACGACTGGCGCTGTCGTGCTTGGTAGCTGGCTGCTGAAGATCGTTATCTTAGTGATTGTTCTGGCCGTAATCAAAGACATGACCTTTTATGACAACACAGCCCTTTTTGTCACAGTGGTGATTGCGCTTGTGGTGGTCTTGATGACTGAGGTCTGGGGAGTGCTGACCTCTCGCGTTACTTATATCGGATAAATTTCGGTACATTCCTTGCCCCCACATCCCTGTGAAACAGGGGAGTGGGGGCATTTTTGTATATAGCGCTTTCGTCCCTGAAATAAGGGTAGGTTGCAGGGGTAGATGAAATTAGTGATTCAGTTCACAGGGGATGGCAGTGGGAGAGCTGAACCGCAGTAAAAGGCCATGGTGTGAGCGCTGCTTGGGGGCGGGGTACTGGCAAACAAACGGGTAACTTTTAGGGATTGGCCACCTAATTGCTGGCAAATTTCTGATGAAATTTCACTGCCAAACCCACACTAACTACCCCCGTTTGCCCTCAAAGCGGGCGTTGTGACACACATAACACCCCCTGATCGTACCCGCTCACGCGCTATTTTCGACGAACCGCCCACTCGTGGCAACGAATGCCCCCGCCCCGCTTGGATAAAAGACGAAATCACCTGTTAATCTATAACGCGGGTTGAACCGAGAAACCTCCCACGGCAGCAGACAATAGCCATAAGGGGTTTTGCGGAGCACGTCCCCTGTGATCGTTGCGCTGATGTGCGACGGAGTCCGTAGCGATTGCAGCGAGTTTTTCAGACGTCCATCGCACCGTGCACAACAACATTTCAGGTGCACGGCCCGAACACGGGAGAGAACGCTGAGCGTTACAACACTGTCCATGAAGGGCGAATTCCACGCCCCCGATTTGGACAAAGAATTTTTCCCGGGGCACGTAACCGATAATGGTGAAGTCGTGAACATGCTGTTCACCGATTTTGCTAATGGTTGGTTCGCAATGGACCGCATCGTATTGATCCGTCTGCTTATGACGGCACTCGTTGTGGTCTTCTTCCTTTGGGCTATGCGTAAGCCAAAGCTTGTCCCGCATGGCGTCCAGAATTTTGCAGAGTACGCACTTGATTTCGTTCGTATTCACATCGCTGAAGACATCCTCGGAAAGAAGGAGGGTCGTCGGTTCCTGCCGATCCTGGCCACCATCTTCTTCGCGGCCCTTTTGATGAATCTTGCAACGATTATCCCGGGACTAAACATCTCACCTAACTCACGTATTGCATTCCCAATCGTGATGGCGGTAGCTGGTTATATCGCGTTTATCTACGCAGGTTCTAAGCGTTACGGTTTCTTCAAATATGTGAAGTCATCGATCGTGATTCCGAACATTCCACCAGCACTTCATATTTTGGTGGTTCCAATTGAGTTCTTCTCTACATTCATCTTGAGGCCAGTCACCCTGGCACTGCGTTTGATGGCCAACTTCCTAGCTGGTCACATCATCTTGGTTCTGCTTTTCTCCGCAACGAACTTCTTCTTCTTCCAGTTCAACGGATGGACAGTAATGTCCGGCGTAACCATCTTGATGTCAGTACTCTTCACGGTCTACGAGCTCATTGTTATCTTCCTTCAGGCATACATCTTTGCTCTGCTGGTTGCTGTTTACATTGAACTTTCACTCCATGCGGATTCTCACTAGATGAACAAAAGGTCGCTGAGAGAGTTTCTTGCACAAGATGCTTAAACAGCGAGCGGACCACTCGGTCAACTGAATAACCCCACTTAACACTTCACAGCCCGATACCCGGGCACCAGAAAGGGAACGACACCTCATGAACGAGATCATCCTGGCACAGGACGCAACTGAGTCCACCATCACCGGCCTTGGCGCTGTCGGCTACGGCATCGCAACCATCGGACCAGGCCTCGGCATTGGCATCCTGGTTGGTAAGGCACTTGAGGGCATGGCACGCCAGCCTGAGATGGCCGGACAGCTCCGCACCACCATGTTCCTGGGCATTGCATTCGTTGAGGCCCTGGCACTGATCGGCCTCGTTGCTGGCTTCCTGTTCTAATCAGCTAACTTAACCGAAAGCTGGTAAACCATGGCGAATTCGATTTACAATTTGGCGCACGCTAACGCGGATGCGCTTCCTCTGGAGGGCGGAAACTCTATTCTGTTCCCTCCTCTGTATGACATCGTCTGGTCCCTCATCCCGTTTTTGATCATCCTGCTTGTATTTTGGAAGCTTGTTCTTCCAAAATTCCAGGAAGTCCTGACCGAGCGTGAGGACCGGATCAAGGGAGGCATTCAGCGTGCCGAAGCCGCTCAGGCTGAGGCCAAGGCTGCCCTTGAAAAGTACAACGCACAGCTCGCTGAGGCCCGTACCGAGGCTGCAGAGATCCGTGAGCAGGCGCGCGAGCGCGGCAAGCAGATCGAGGCAGAACTGAAGGACAAGGCCAACGAAGAGAGCAACCGCATCATCGAGTCCGGTAGCAAGCAGCTTCTGGCACAGCGCGAGCAGGTCGTTAACGAACTGCGTCGCGAAATGGGC from the Corynebacterium crudilactis genome contains:
- a CDS encoding ATP synthase F0 subunit C, producing MNEIILAQDATESTITGLGAVGYGIATIGPGLGIGILVGKALEGMARQPEMAGQLRTTMFLGIAFVEALALIGLVAGFLF
- a CDS encoding F0F1 ATP synthase subunit B, producing the protein MANSIYNLAHANADALPLEGGNSILFPPLYDIVWSLIPFLIILLVFWKLVLPKFQEVLTEREDRIKGGIQRAEAAQAEAKAALEKYNAQLAEARTEAAEIREQARERGKQIEAELKDKANEESNRIIESGSKQLLAQREQVVNELRREMGQNSINLAEHLLGDQLSDNVKRSGTIDRFLADLDTVAPNGK
- the atpB gene encoding F0F1 ATP synthase subunit A, encoding MKGEFHAPDLDKEFFPGHVTDNGEVVNMLFTDFANGWFAMDRIVLIRLLMTALVVVFFLWAMRKPKLVPHGVQNFAEYALDFVRIHIAEDILGKKEGRRFLPILATIFFAALLMNLATIIPGLNISPNSRIAFPIVMAVAGYIAFIYAGSKRYGFFKYVKSSIVIPNIPPALHILVVPIEFFSTFILRPVTLALRLMANFLAGHIILVLLFSATNFFFFQFNGWTVMSGVTILMSVLFTVYELIVIFLQAYIFALLVAVYIELSLHADSH